One window of Sphingobacteriales bacterium genomic DNA carries:
- a CDS encoding RidA family protein: MAKQVIFTENAPSPIGPYSQAVWGGNLLFISGQIAINPETGELLTEEGIEEETRQVMENLKAILAAAGLTFENVVKTSIFLEDMGNFNRVNELYSQYFDNDTAPARETVEVSGLPKDVNVEISMIAVKP, encoded by the coding sequence ATGGCAAAACAAGTTATTTTTACCGAAAACGCACCCTCTCCCATCGGGCCTTACAGTCAGGCTGTATGGGGTGGTAATTTGCTGTTTATTTCCGGGCAGATTGCCATTAACCCTGAAACCGGTGAATTGCTGACCGAAGAAGGTATTGAAGAAGAAACCCGTCAGGTAATGGAAAACCTGAAAGCCATTTTGGCCGCCGCCGGGCTTACTTTTGAAAATGTGGTGAAAACTTCTATTTTTTTGGAAGACATGGGCAATTTCAACCGCGTCAATGAGCTTTACAGTCAGTATTTTGACAACGATACCGCTCCGGCGCGCGAAACTGTAGAGGTATCTGGTTTGCCCAAAGATGTCAATGTCGAAATTTCGATGATCGCTGTAAAGCCCTGA
- the apaG gene encoding Co2+/Mg2+ efflux protein ApaG yields the protein MVSAQTDGIQVSVETNYYPEGSNPQYSFYLFAYHITIHNLTRFTVQLLRRHWYIWDGDGSKREVEGEGVVGVQPVLEPGTSYQYTSACNLQTEFGHMYGSFLMVRLQDNHQFWVQIPDFKMAVPYRLN from the coding sequence ATTGTAAGCGCTCAAACAGATGGCATACAGGTAAGTGTAGAAACTAATTACTATCCCGAAGGCTCCAACCCGCAGTACAGTTTTTATTTGTTCGCTTACCATATTACCATTCACAACTTGACCCGTTTTACGGTACAATTGCTTCGCCGGCATTGGTATATCTGGGATGGAGACGGCTCAAAAAGAGAAGTTGAAGGGGAGGGAGTTGTCGGAGTTCAGCCCGTTTTAGAACCGGGTACCTCCTACCAATATACTTCGGCCTGCAACCTCCAAACCGAGTTTGGGCACATGTACGGCTCATTCCTGATGGTGAGATTACAAGACAATCATCAGTTTTGGGTGCAAATACCCGATTTTAAGATGGCAGTACCTTACCGGTTGAATTAG
- the lysS gene encoding lysine--tRNA ligase produces MAQHLSEQEIERRKALEELQSLGIEAYPAAEFEVNTTAADIQKHYHPESGNFQNVQIAGRLMTKRIMGKASFAVLQDASGKIQLYISRDDICPTEDKTQYNTVFKRLLDIGDFVGVHGYVFITQTGEITIHVTQLQLLSKSLKPLPVVKTEKDGTVHDAVIDPEFRYRQRYVDLTINPATKEVFIKRSQLINSMRRFMAESGYLEVETPILQSIYGGAAARPFKTHHNALDIPFYLRIANELYLKRLIAGGFEGVFEFAKDFRNEGMSRFHNPEFTMLEVYVAYKDYLWMMNFTEAMIERAAMDLHGTTELMVGENLISFKRPWKRYTMYEAIEQFTGVDISTMDEHQLREVCNRFNIETDSSMGRAKLIDEIFGEKCEPLLIQPTFITDYPVEMSPLAKKHRTKPGLVERFEAICNSKEICNAFSELNDPLDQRQRFEEQLELGKRGDFEAMMLDDDYLRALEYGMPPTAGLGIGIDRLTMIMTNQASIQDVLLFPQMKPEKFDL; encoded by the coding sequence ATGGCACAGCATTTAAGTGAGCAGGAAATTGAAAGGCGCAAAGCGCTGGAAGAACTGCAATCTTTGGGAATAGAAGCCTATCCGGCTGCCGAATTTGAAGTAAATACTACCGCTGCCGACATACAGAAACATTATCACCCGGAATCCGGAAATTTTCAGAACGTGCAAATTGCCGGCCGCCTGATGACCAAACGCATCATGGGAAAGGCTTCCTTTGCCGTGTTGCAGGATGCATCCGGTAAAATCCAACTCTATATCAGCCGCGATGATATTTGCCCCACCGAAGACAAAACCCAATACAATACGGTGTTTAAACGTCTGTTGGACATCGGCGATTTTGTGGGTGTACATGGCTATGTGTTTATTACTCAAACCGGGGAAATTACCATTCATGTAACCCAACTTCAACTGTTAAGCAAATCGCTAAAACCACTTCCGGTTGTAAAAACCGAGAAAGACGGAACCGTTCACGATGCGGTCATTGACCCCGAATTCAGATACCGTCAACGTTATGTGGATTTAACCATCAATCCTGCAACAAAAGAGGTCTTCATCAAACGCTCGCAACTGATCAACAGTATGCGCCGTTTTATGGCCGAATCCGGATATCTCGAAGTCGAAACCCCCATCCTTCAGTCTATTTACGGAGGTGCTGCTGCCCGCCCGTTCAAAACCCATCACAATGCGCTCGATATCCCGTTTTACCTGCGCATTGCAAACGAATTGTACCTGAAACGATTAATTGCAGGGGGATTTGAAGGTGTGTTTGAATTTGCCAAAGACTTCAGAAATGAAGGGATGAGCCGCTTTCATAACCCGGAGTTTACCATGCTCGAAGTCTATGTAGCCTACAAAGACTACCTGTGGATGATGAATTTTACGGAAGCCATGATTGAACGGGCTGCTATGGACCTGCACGGTACCACAGAGTTGATGGTCGGTGAAAATCTAATTAGTTTTAAACGGCCATGGAAACGCTATACCATGTATGAGGCAATTGAGCAATTTACCGGCGTGGACATCAGCACAATGGATGAACATCAACTGCGTGAGGTCTGTAACCGGTTCAACATCGAAACCGACAGCTCGATGGGAAGAGCAAAACTAATTGATGAAATATTTGGTGAAAAATGTGAACCGCTACTCATACAACCTACCTTTATCACCGACTATCCGGTTGAAATGTCGCCCTTGGCTAAAAAACACCGGACTAAACCCGGGTTGGTCGAAAGGTTTGAAGCCATCTGTAACAGCAAAGAAATATGCAACGCTTTTTCAGAACTGAACGACCCTTTAGACCAGCGACAACGATTTGAAGAGCAGTTGGAACTCGGAAAACGGGGTGATTTTGAAGCCATGATGCTCGACGACGATTACCTCCGTGCCCTCGAATATGGAATGCCTCCAACTGCCGGACTCGGTATCGGGATAGACCGCCTCACTATGATTATGACCAATCAGGCATCCATTCAGGATGTTTTATTATTCCCACAGATGAAACCCGAAAAATTTGACCTGTAA
- a CDS encoding polysaccharide deacetylase family protein, with protein sequence MPTYDIDLAYAYKNKGILRNLGGFAAALFKLNKELAIERIKVLLGLQPDPYDTFDWQFALHSRYDLKPIYFFLLGEYGPYDKNISITSIAYQELIQSLGDWYEVGIHPSFASNSEPIKFTMELTILSRLLKKEIRKNRQHFIKLQMPETYQNLIESDIQDDYTMGYASQAGFRAGTTSSFYFYDLSLEIKTTLRVFPFAVMDVTLQHYHKLAPAEGLVKLKQIIDTVREVDGVFIPIWHNHSLSNTHGWEGWRDVYEEMIKYALPAKNIQAANIR encoded by the coding sequence GTGCCGACCTATGATATTGACCTGGCCTATGCCTATAAAAACAAGGGAATTTTGCGCAATCTGGGTGGATTTGCCGCAGCCTTGTTCAAACTCAACAAAGAATTAGCCATAGAGCGCATTAAAGTATTATTGGGATTGCAGCCCGACCCTTACGACACCTTCGACTGGCAGTTTGCCCTTCATTCCCGGTATGACCTCAAACCCATTTATTTTTTTTTATTGGGAGAGTACGGACCTTATGACAAAAACATTTCCATCACCTCCATTGCCTATCAGGAGTTGATCCAATCTTTGGGCGATTGGTACGAAGTCGGCATTCATCCCTCTTTTGCGTCCAATTCCGAACCCATTAAGTTTACCATGGAATTGACCATTCTGTCAAGACTGCTCAAAAAAGAGATCCGCAAAAACAGGCAGCATTTTATCAAGTTGCAAATGCCGGAAACCTACCAAAATCTGATAGAGAGCGATATTCAGGACGATTATACGATGGGCTATGCTTCTCAGGCAGGGTTCAGAGCAGGCACCACTTCGTCATTTTACTTTTACGATCTGAGCCTGGAAATCAAAACCACCTTGCGCGTTTTCCCCTTTGCCGTGATGGATGTAACACTGCAACATTACCATAAACTCGCCCCAGCCGAAGGTTTGGTAAAACTGAAACAAATCATTGACACCGTCAGGGAGGTGGACGGGGTATTTATCCCTATTTGGCACAACCACTCATTGAGCAACACCCACGGTTGGGAAGGATGGCGGGATGTGTATGAGGAAATGATAAAATATGCGCTCCCCGCTAAAAATATTCAAGCCGCTAATATCCGGTAA
- a CDS encoding DUF255 domain-containing protein: MKQILLSFALVFSLLSLNSFTLPNSAGKPKGEKVNWVSIIEAIELAKTDPKKIIIDVYADWCGWCKKMDKTTFQHPEIAEYINDKYYAVKFDSESKETITVGNDVFRFRSDSRGGVHELALTLLDGQINLPSVVVLDHQLSKLTIIPGYMEPRDMDKALRYFGDGYYDKNIKWGVFEKNFRSGIGR; the protein is encoded by the coding sequence ATGAAACAAATTCTCCTCTCATTTGCCCTTGTGTTCTCGCTCTTGTCTTTAAATTCCTTTACTTTACCGAACAGTGCCGGCAAACCGAAAGGCGAAAAGGTAAATTGGGTATCTATTATCGAAGCCATTGAACTCGCTAAAACAGACCCCAAAAAAATCATCATAGATGTATATGCAGACTGGTGCGGTTGGTGTAAAAAAATGGATAAAACCACGTTCCAACATCCCGAAATTGCAGAATATATCAATGATAAATACTACGCTGTAAAATTTGACTCAGAATCCAAAGAAACCATCACCGTTGGCAATGATGTTTTCCGATTTCGTTCAGACTCTCGGGGCGGAGTACACGAATTGGCACTCACCCTGCTCGATGGCCAAATAAACCTGCCCTCTGTTGTGGTTTTAGACCACCAACTCAGCAAACTGACCATCATCCCCGGATATATGGAACCCCGCGATATGGATAAAGCCCTGCGTTATTTTGGAGACGGCTACTACGATAAAAACATCAAATGGGGCGTGTTTGAAAAAAACTTTCGCTCCGGAATAGGCCGGTAA